From Anomalospiza imberbis isolate Cuckoo-Finch-1a 21T00152 chromosome 22, ASM3175350v1, whole genome shotgun sequence, a single genomic window includes:
- the GJC1 gene encoding gap junction gamma-1 protein produces the protein MSWSFLTRLLEEIQNHSTFVGKIWLTVLIVFRIVLIAVGGESIYYDEQSKFVCNTEQPGCENVCYDSFAPLSHVRFWVFQIILVATPSVLYLGYAIHKIARMVEHSEASRRARRRSLPIRWKQHRGLEEAEGDHEEDPMMYPEIEVESVRESKEKQSPAKAKHDSRRQIREDGLMRIYVLQLLARALFEIGFLVGQYFLYGFQVSPVFVCSRKPCPHNVDCFISRPTEKTIFLLIMYGVSCMCLLLNVWEMLHLGFGTIRDTLNAKKKELVDSGTFNYPFTWNTPSAPPGYNITLKPEQMQCTELSNAKMAYKQNKANIAQEQQYGSNEGNIPTDLEILQREIKVAQDRLDLAIQAYNNQNNPSSSRGKKSKAGSNKSSASSKSGDGKNSVWI, from the coding sequence ATGAGTTGGAGTTTTCTGACCCGCCTGCTAGAGGAGATCCAGAACCACTCAACCTTTGTTGGCAAAATCTGGCTGACAGTGTTGATTGTGTTTCGGATTGTCCTAATTGCTGTGGGAGGAGAATCCATTTATTATGACGAACAAAGCAAGTTTGTGTGCAACACGGAGCAGCCCGGCTGCGAGAACGTCTGCTACGACTCCTTCGCCCCTCTCTCGCACGTCAGGTTCTGGGTGTTCCAGATCATTCTCGTGGCCACTCCCTCCGTGCTGTATTTAGGCTATGCCATCCATAAAATCGCCCGGATGGTGGAGCACAGCGAAGCCAGCAGGAGAGCCAGGAGGAGGAGCTTGCCCATCCGCTGGAAACAGCACCGGGGCTTGGAGGAAGCTGAGGGTGACCACGAGGAAGACCCAATGATGTACCCAGAGATAGAGGTGGAGAGCGTCCGGGAGAGTAAAGAGAAGCAGAGCCCTGCCAAAGCCAAGCACGACAGCCGGCGGCAGATCCGGGAGGACGGGCTCATGAGGATTTAcgtcctgcagctcctggccagggccctgTTTGAGATTGGCTTCCTGGTGGGGCAGTATTTTCTGTACGGCTTCCAGGTGAGCCCCGTGTTCGTGTGCAGCAGGAAGCCCTGCCCACACAACGTCGATTGTTTCATTTCCAGGCCAACCGAAAAGACCATTTTCCTGCTGATAATGTACGGGGTGAGCTGCATGTGTCTGCTCCTGAATGTCTGGGAGATGCTGCACTTGGGGTTTGGCACCATCCGGGACACACTGAATGCCAAGAAGAAGGAGCTGGTTGACTCTGGGACCTTTAACTACCCCTTCACCTGGAACACGCCGTCCGCTCCCCCGGGCTACAACATCACGCTGAAGCCGGAGCAGATGCAGTGCACGGAGCTGTCCAACGCCAAGATGGCCTACAAGCAGAACAAAGCCAACATAGCTCAGGAACAGCAGTATGGCAGCAACGAAGGGAACATTCCCACCGACCTGGAGATcctgcagagggaaatcaaAGTGGCTCAGGACCGCCTGGACCTTGCCATCCAGGCTTAcaacaaccaaaacaaccccagCAGTTCCAGAGGGAAGAAATCCAAAGCGGGTTCAAACAaaagcagtgccagcagcaagTCAGGAGATGGGAAGAACTCGGTCTGGATTTAA